From one Perca flavescens isolate YP-PL-M2 chromosome 19, PFLA_1.0, whole genome shotgun sequence genomic stretch:
- the LOC114545524 gene encoding oxysterol-binding protein 1-like → MSEPKTPTPAPAGDTYKGWVFKWTNYIKGYQRRWFVLSNGLLSYYRTQAEMGHTCRGTINLATATITVDDACNFVISNGGAQTYHLKASCEVERQRWITALELAKAKAACMQAESDDSGDDFSPSSPPVAHGQGGGSQNSEVQSALRTLGSKVEDLSTCNDLISKHGSALQRSLSELDSLRLTGEAGDKIRQVTERATLFRITSNAMINACRDFLSLAQAHSKRWQKALQAERDQRVRLEETLEQLAKQHNNLERAFRGAAQANATADNKSSAGPGKGEASDEDDDNEFFDAMEEAPEFITVPADPHFHKRSSSNISGFNSEMCPDDQSLNEETLVMNQESPSQELIPLKKRRTRIPDKPNYSLNLWSIMKNCIGKELSKIPMPVNFNEPISMLQRLSEDLEYHELLDKASKCQSSLEQMCYVAAFSVSSYSTTVYRTGKPFNPLLGETYELDRRRESGYRSLCEQVSHHPPAAAHHAISDRGWTLRQEITVASKFRGKYLSIMPLGTIHAVFEKGNNHYTWKKVTTTVHNIIVGKLWIDQSGEIDVVNHTTGDRCHLKFAPYSYFSRDVARKVTGVVMDKDGKAHYVLSGTWDEKMEFSRVMQSSRGGENGTEGKQKTVYQTLKAREVWRRNPLPEGAETMYYFTALALTLNEFEEGVAPTDSRRRPDQRLMEDGRWEEANSEKQRLEEKQRSVRREREREAASQRTSSQSEEAVDEDSLTDPSLKSAPHDSYQALWFERCEDRITGEQIHIYKGGYWEAKDRGSWEGCPDIF, encoded by the exons ATGTCGGAGCCTAAGACCCCCACTCCCGCTCCTGCTGGCGACACATACAAAGGATGGGTGTTCAAGTGGACAAATTACATCAAGGGTTATCAGCGGAGGTGGTTTGTCCTGAGCAATGGGTTGTTGTCATACTACAG GACCCAGGCAGAAATGGGCCACACGTGTCGAGGCACAATCAACTTGGCCACAGCAACTATCACTGTGGATGACGCCTGCAACTTTGTCATCTCCAATGGCGGGGCGCAGACATACCACCTCAAGGCCAGCTGTGAAGTGGAACGGCAGCGCTGGATAACTGCCCTAGAACTGGCTAAAGCTAAAGCTGCCTGCATGCAGGCAGAGTCAG ATGACTCGGGGGATGACTTTTCCCCATCATCCCCACCGGTGGCACACGGACAAGGTGGCGGGTCACAGAATTCAGAAGTTCAGTCTGCTCTCAGAACGCTAGGCAGCAAGGTGGAGGATCTGAGCACATGCAATGACCTAATTTCAAAGCATGGCTCTGCCCTCCAGAG GTCTTTATCAGAACTGGATAGTTTGCGTCTGACTGGAGAGGCTGGGGATAAGATCCGTCAGGTGACGGAGAGGGCCACACTGTTCCGCATCACCTCTAATGCCATGATTAAT GCGTGCCGAGACTTCCTCTCGCTGGCTCAGGCTCACAGCAAGCGATGGCAGAAGGCCCTTCAAGCAGAGCGGGACCAGCGGGTAAGGCTGGAGGAGACTTTAGAGCAGCTGGCCAAGCAGCACAACAACCTGGAGCGAGCGTTCAGAGGGGCAGCACAGGCTAATGCTACTGCAGACAATAAAA gttCTGCCGGGCCAGGAAAAGGTGAGGCCAGTGACGAGGACGACGACAATGAGTTCTTTGATGCCATGGAAGAGGCTCCTGAATTTATCACTGTACCTGCAGATCCCCATTTCCACAA AAGGTCAAGCAGTAATATCAGCGGTTTCAACAGTGAAATGTGTCCAGATGATCAATCG CTTAATGAGGAGACTCTCGTGATGAACCAGGAATCTCCCTCTCAGGAGTTGATACCcctgaagaagaggaggacacGCATTCCAGACAAGCCAAACTACTCTCTCAACCTGTGGAGTATCATGAAGAACTGTATTGGCAAAGAGCTGTCCAAGATCCCCATGCCT GTGAACTTCAACGAGCCCATTTCCATGCTGCAGCGGTTGTCGGAGGACCTCGAGTACCACGAGCTGCTGGATAAGGCCTCCAAGTGCCAGAGTTCGCTGGAGCAAATGTGCTACGTGGCTGCCTTCTCCGTGTCCTCCTACTCGACCACCGTCTACCGCACAGGCAAGCCCTTCAACCCTCTGCTGGGAGAGACGTATGAGCTAGACCGCCGGAGAGAGAGCGGCTACCGCTCCCTCTGCGAGCAG GTGAGTCACCACCCCCCTGCAGCAGCGCATCATGCGATCTCTGATCGCGGCTGGACCCTGAGACAAGAAATCACTGTTGCCAGCAAGTTCAGGGGAAAATACCTCTCCATTATGCCTTTAG GCACAATTCACGCAGTCTTTGAAAAGGGCAACAATCACTACACATGGAAGAAAGTGACCACCACAGTGCACAACATCATTGTAGGAAAACTATGGATCGATCAG TCAGGAGAGATAGACGTGGTCAACCACACCACCGGAGACCGCTGCCACCTTAAGTTTGCTCCTTACAGCTACTTCTCCAGAGATGTGGCCAGGAAG GTCACAGGTGTGGTGATGGACAAGGACGGCAAGGCCCACTACGTGCTGTCGGGCACGTGGGATGAGAAGATGGAGTTTTCCCGGGTGATGCAGAGCAGCCGAGGAGGAGAGAATGGCACCGAGGGCAAACAGAAGACGGTCTATCAAACCCTCAAAGCCAGAGAGGTTTGGAGGAGGAACCCTTTACC TGAGGGAGCAGAGACCATGTACTACTTCACTGCCTTGGCGCTGACCCTAAACGAGTTTGAGGAGGGCGTGGCGCCCACTGACAGCCGGCGCCGGCCTGACCAGCGCCTGATGGAGGACGGCCGCTGGGAAGAGGCCAACTCGGAGAAGCAGCGGCTGGAGGAGAAGCAGCGCAGCGTCcggcgggagagagagagggaagctGCCAGCCAGCGGACCTCCAGCCAGTCAGAAGAAG CTGTCGATGAGGACTCTCTTACTGATCCGTCCTTAAAAA gcGCACCTCATGACAGCTACCAGGCACTTTGGTTCGAGCGCTGTGAGGACCGGATCACAGGTGAGCAAATACATATCTATAAGGGAGGCTACTGGGAAGCAAAGGACCGCGGCAGCTGGGAGGGCTGTCCCGACATCTTTTGA
- the LOC114545400 gene encoding oxysterol-binding protein 1-like, whose amino-acid sequence MIIISRTLSELDSLRLTGEAGDKIRQVTERATLFRITSNAMINACRDFLSLAQAHSKRWQKALQAERDQRVRLEETLEQLAKQHNNLERAFRGAAQANATADNKSSSGPGKGEASDEDNDNEFFDAMEEALEFITVPADPHFHKRSSSNISGFNSEMCPDDQSLNEEPLVMNQESPSQELIPLKKRRTRIPDKPNYSLNYSS is encoded by the exons ATGATCATTATTTCCAGGACTTTATCAGAACTGGACAGTTTGCGTCTGACTGGAGAGGCTGGGGATAAGATCCGTCAGGTGACGGAGAGGGCCACACTGTTCCGCATCACCTCTAATGCCATGATTAAT GCGTGCCGTGACTTCCTCTCGCTGGCTCAGGCTCACAGCAAGCGATGGCAGAAGGCCCTTCAAGCAGAGCGGGACCAGCGGGTAAGGCTGGAGGAGACTTTAGAGCAGCTGGCCAAGCAGCACAACAACCTGGAGCGAGCGTTCAGAGGGGCAGCACAGGCTAATGCTACTGCAGACAATAAAA gttCTTCCGGGCCAGGAAAAGGTGAGGCCAGTGACGAGGACAATGACAATGAGTTCTTTGATGCCATGGAAGAGGCTCTTGAGTTTATCACTGTACCTGCAGATCCCCATTTCCACAA AAGGTCAAGCAGTAATATCAGCGGTTTCAACAGTGAAATGTGTCCAGATGATCAATCG CTTAATGAGGAGCCTCTCGTGATGAACCAGGAATCTCCCTCTCAGGAGTTGATACCcctgaagaagaggaggacacGCATTCCAGACAAGCCAAACTACTCTCTCAACTACTCTAGCTAA